In Bordetella genomosp. 10, the genomic window TAGTCGTCGTAGTCGGAGGCCTGCACCAGGCCGTTGCGCAGCGCGCCTTCGCCGACGATGCGGTCCACGCGCAGGCGCGGATTGAGGCTGGCGTAGGCATCCTGGAACACCATCTGGATGTCCAGCCGCGAGGCCTTGCGCGCCGCGGCCGTCAGCGTGGCGCGCGGCTCGCCGCCGATGCGCACGACGCCGTCGGTGGGCGCCAGTAGGTCGGCGGCGATGCGGCCCAGGGTCGACTTGCCGCAACCGGATTCGCCCACCAGCCCCACGACCTCGGAGCGATGCACGGCCAGGCTGACACCGTCGACCGCGCGCGCGGGCCGGGGCGGACGCGTCAGGCGCAGCGCCTGCAAGGCGCGGGCGGCGCGGCCGTGGCGCGCCGCGCCGAAGGTCTTGCTGACGCCGGCCAGTTCCAGCAAGGGAGTCGGGGAGGTCGAATTCATGGCGTGGCGTGGACGGGTTGGCCGGCGGCGATGGGGTGGAAGCAGCGCACGCGCCGGGGCGCGGCGATGTCCGCGGCGCGCCCCGTGCCGGCATCGGCATCGGCGTCGGACGGGACGTCCCACGGCAACGGCGTGAAGGGCGGCTGCGCGGCACAGGCCGCGTCCGCGCGCGCGCAGCGCGGCGCGAACGCACAGCCCGGCGGCAGGCGCGCCAGGTCCGGCGCGATGCCGGCGATCTGGCTCAGGCGCTGGCCGCGCGGCGTGTTGGCGGGCAGGCTGTCGAGCAGGCCGCGGGTATAGGGATGCGCGGGCCGGTCGATGACGGTGTCGACGTCGCCGTGCTCCACCAGTCGGCCGGCGTACATCACGGCGATGTCGTCGGCCAGGCCCGCCACCACCGACAGGTCGTGGCTGATCCAGATCAGCGCCGTGCCCTGCTCGCGCACCAGGCGCTGCATCTGGTTGAGGATCTGGGCCTGGATGGTGACGTCCAGCGCCGTGGTCGGTTCGTCGGCGATGATGAGGTCGGGCCGGTGCAGCATGGCGATGGCGATGGCCACGCGCTGCCGCATGCCGCCGGACAGTTGATGCGGATAGGCGCGCAGCCGGTCTTCCGGGCTGGGTATGCCCACCCGCGCCAGCGCATCGCGCGCCTGTTCGCGCGCCGCCGCCCGGCTGCAGCGCCGGTGCGCGCGCACGGCCTCGATCATCTGCGTTTCCACGCGCAGCACCGGGTTCAGCGTCATCATCGGATCCTGGAAGATCATGGCGATGCGCCGGCCGTGCAGTTGCCGCAGGCGCGCGGGCGGCAGGCCGACCAGGTCCTGCCCGTCGAACAGCACCTGGCCGCCGGCGATGCGGCCCGGCGCGTCGAGCAGGCCCATGATGGAGAACCCCGTCACGGACTTGCCCGAGCCGGATTCCCCGACCAGGCCCAGCACGCGGCCGCGTCCCAGCGTGAACGACAGGTCGCTGACCGCCGGCACGGCGCCGTCGCGCGTATCGAAGACGGTGTGCAGGCCGCGCACGTCGAGCAAGGGCGCGCCGCTCATCGTTGCAGCCTCGGATTGAGGATCTCGCGCAACTGGTCGCCGACCAGGTTGATGGCGACGATGGTCACCAGCAGGGCCAGGCCGGGGAACAGGCTGATCCAGTATTCGTTGGCCAGCATGTACTGGAAACCGTTGGCGATCAGCAGGCCCAGCGAGGGCGAGGTGATCGGCACGCCCAGGCCCAGGAAGGACAGGGTGGCTTCCAGCGTGATCGCGCGCGCCACCTGCAGGGTGCCGACCACGATGACCGGCGGCAGGCAGTTGGGCAGCAGGTGGCGCAGCGCGATCCAGTAGGGCGATATGGCCTGGCCGCGCGCGGCGTCGACGTATTCCTTGCGCGCCTCGACCAGGGCCTGGCCGCGCACGGTGCGCGCGTAATAGGCCCATTCCAGCACCACCAGGGTCAGCACGACGTTGCCGACGCCCTTGCCCAGGTAGGCCAGGATCATCAACGCCATCAGGATGCTTGGGAAGGACAGCAGCAGGTCGACCAGGCGCATCAGCAGGGCGTCGACCGCGCCGCCGGCGTAGGCCGACAGCAGGCCGATCAGCGTGCCGGCGATGCCGGCGATCAAGGCCGAGCCCACGCCCACCAGCAGGCTGATGCGCAGGCCATAGAGGATGCCGGAATACAGGTCGCGGCCCTGGCCGTCGGTGCCCAGCCAGTAGGTGTAGGCGCCCGATCCGCTGGCGCTGCCCGGCGGCAGGCGGGCGTCCAGCACGTCCAGTTGCATCAGGTCGTAGGGATTCTGCGGCGTGATCCAGGGCGCGAACACGGCCGCCGCCAGGATCAGCAGCAACAGCACCAGCGCGGCCAGCGCCAGGCGCGAGCGGCGGTACTCGCGCCACAGGCGGCGCCAGGGCGCCGCGTCGCGCGGCAGGGGAAGGGAGGGAGAGGATGTGCTCATGATGCGCTGGGCCGCGCGCGCGGATCGAGAATACGGTAAAGCACGTCGACCACCAGGTTGACGGTGACGAACAGCAGCACGATGACCATGAGATAGGCCACGATGACGGGGCGGTCCAGGCTGTAGATGCTGTCCAGGATGAGCTTGCCGGCGCCGGGCCAGGCGAAGATGCTTTCGGTGACGGTCGCGTAGGCGATGGTCGAACCCAGTTCCAGGCCCAGCACGGTGACCAGGGGGATCAGGGTGTTGCGCAGGACGTGCACGACGACCACGCGCAGCGGCGCCAGTCCCTTGGCGCGCGCGAACTTCACGTAGTCCTGCGGCAGGATCTCGCGCACGCTGGCGCGCGTCAGGCGCATGACCAGCGACACCTTGAACAGCGCCAGGTTCAGCGCCGGCAGCAGGAGATGGTGCAGGCCGTCCAGCGTCAGCCAGGACCATTGCACGCCCAGCAGGCTGGCGGTCGCGCCGCGTCCGCTGGCGGGCATCCAGCCCAGGTGCACGGCGAACAGCATGATCAGCATCAGGCCGACCCAGAAGGTCGGCAGCGAGAAGCCGACGATGCTGCCGGCCATCAGCAGCCGCGCCAGCGGCTGTTGCGGCCGCATGCCGGCGTAGACGCCCAGCGGCACGCCGACGACGATGGCCATCAGCATGGCGGCGACGGCCAGTTCCAGCGTGGCGGGCAGGCGCTGCGCGATCAGCGTGACCGCGCCGATGTTGTAGACGAAGCTGCGGCCCAGGTCGCCTTGCAGCGCGGCGTGCAGGAAGGCCAGGTACTGGCGCCACAAGGGCAGGTCCAGGCCCAGCCGATGGATGGCGTCCAGCCGTTCCTGCTGCGTCATGTCTTCCGAAAGCAGGATGTCCACCGGGTTGCCGATCAGGTGCAGGCCGACGAAGACGATGATGGACATCAGCAGCAGGACCAGGGCGGCCTGGCCGACGCGGCGCAGCAGCCAGGCCGTCATGGACGTGCTCCCGCGCGGGCTTCGCCGGCCTCCGGCTCGTAGGCGGGCCAGGCCGACGGCTGCCATTCGTCGCCCAGCAGTTCCGGGTCCTCGTAGGCCAGCAGGCGCTGGTAGTGCTGGTCGGCATCCTCGGCCAGCAGCAGGGCGGCCAGGCCTTGCGCCAGGCGCTGCGCGCCGACGCTGATCTGCGGGATGTCGCCGGCGCCCGCGCCCTGCGACAGGGCGGCGGGATGGCAGAAGGCGTGGATGCGCTCCAGGCCGGGGCACAGCCCGGGCGCGCGCGGCAGGAATTCGTAGTGGCGCCCCAGGTAGGGCGAGGCGCCCAGCCCGTCGTCTTCCAGCCCCGGCGGCGGCGTGTAGCGGTCGGCCCAGCGCAGCACCGCGGACGCGAAACGGGCGAACTCGGGACGCTGTTCCCAGTCGACGCTGAAGCCCGTGCAGAAGATCACGTGGTCGGCCGCCAGCGGTCCCTTCGCGGTATCCAGGCGCAAGGCGCCGTCGGCGCGCACGCCGGCGTCCAGGATGTCGACGCCGAAATGGAAATAGGCGTTGGCATGGCGCGAGACGCGCAGCGTGCTGCCGCGCGGCGGCGGAATCTGCTGTTCGTTGATGTAGTACCGCTGGCGCCATTTGGCCTCGTCGGGAAGCTGCCAGTAGCCATGCAGCATGCCGGGACTGCCGGCGCCCTTGCTCTTGTTGATGCGCGGCAGGGTGGGGCGGCGCACCAGCAGGTCGGCGCGCGCGGCGCCGGCCTCCAGCACCGTGGCGGCGCTGTCCATCGCCGACGCGCCGCCGCCGATGACGGCGACGCGCTTGCCGCGCAGCGCGGCGGCGTCGTAGAGATCCGAGGAATGGGACCATCGTTGGCGCGGCAGCCGCGACGCCCAGGCGGGCACCCAGGGACCGCCGAGGCCGTCGAGGCCGGTGGCCAGCACGACGCGGCGCGCGTGCACGACATAGTCGCGGCCGCTCTGTTCGTCGGTCACGTCCAGGGCCACCAGGCCGTCTTCCGGCGCGCCCGCGCCGGGACGGATGTCGCGCACCCGTTGATGATTGCGCATGTCCAGGTCGAGCGCCTTGCGGTACCAGCGCAGGTAGGCCATCCAGTCGAGACGGCTGATCTTGTCCACCGCCTGCCAGGCTTCCACGCCGTACTGCGCCTCGTACCAGGCGCGGTAGGTCAGGGCCGGCAGGCCCAGCGCCGGACCGGCCAGTTCCTTGGGCGAGCGCAGGGTTTCCATGCGCGCGGTGGTGGCCCACGGGCCCTCGTAGCCGGGCGCGGCGCGGTCGAGGATGGGGGCCCGCACGCCCAGGAACTTCAGCGCGGCCTGCAAGGCGAGGCCGGCCATGCCGCCGCCGA contains:
- a CDS encoding ABC transporter ATP-binding protein; its protein translation is MSGAPLLDVRGLHTVFDTRDGAVPAVSDLSFTLGRGRVLGLVGESGSGKSVTGFSIMGLLDAPGRIAGGQVLFDGQDLVGLPPARLRQLHGRRIAMIFQDPMMTLNPVLRVETQMIEAVRAHRRCSRAAAREQARDALARVGIPSPEDRLRAYPHQLSGGMRQRVAIAIAMLHRPDLIIADEPTTALDVTIQAQILNQMQRLVREQGTALIWISHDLSVVAGLADDIAVMYAGRLVEHGDVDTVIDRPAHPYTRGLLDSLPANTPRGQRLSQIAGIAPDLARLPPGCAFAPRCARADAACAAQPPFTPLPWDVPSDADADAGTGRAADIAAPRRVRCFHPIAAGQPVHATP
- a CDS encoding ABC transporter permease; amino-acid sequence: MSTSSPSLPLPRDAAPWRRLWREYRRSRLALAALVLLLLILAAAVFAPWITPQNPYDLMQLDVLDARLPPGSASGSGAYTYWLGTDGQGRDLYSGILYGLRISLLVGVGSALIAGIAGTLIGLLSAYAGGAVDALLMRLVDLLLSFPSILMALMILAYLGKGVGNVVLTLVVLEWAYYARTVRGQALVEARKEYVDAARGQAISPYWIALRHLLPNCLPPVIVVGTLQVARAITLEATLSFLGLGVPITSPSLGLLIANGFQYMLANEYWISLFPGLALLVTIVAINLVGDQLREILNPRLQR
- a CDS encoding ABC transporter permease codes for the protein MTAWLLRRVGQAALVLLLMSIIVFVGLHLIGNPVDILLSEDMTQQERLDAIHRLGLDLPLWRQYLAFLHAALQGDLGRSFVYNIGAVTLIAQRLPATLELAVAAMLMAIVVGVPLGVYAGMRPQQPLARLLMAGSIVGFSLPTFWVGLMLIMLFAVHLGWMPASGRGATASLLGVQWSWLTLDGLHHLLLPALNLALFKVSLVMRLTRASVREILPQDYVKFARAKGLAPLRVVVVHVLRNTLIPLVTVLGLELGSTIAYATVTESIFAWPGAGKLILDSIYSLDRPVIVAYLMVIVLLFVTVNLVVDVLYRILDPRARPSAS
- a CDS encoding SidA/IucD/PvdA family monooxygenase; the protein is MSSNADSPPPLLPPAGLAALEARLAQDLSWLALPGKSWVPPRLHEGQPVQDVVIIGGGMAGLALQAALKFLGVRAPILDRAAPGYEGPWATTARMETLRSPKELAGPALGLPALTYRAWYEAQYGVEAWQAVDKISRLDWMAYLRWYRKALDLDMRNHQRVRDIRPGAGAPEDGLVALDVTDEQSGRDYVVHARRVVLATGLDGLGGPWVPAWASRLPRQRWSHSSDLYDAAALRGKRVAVIGGGASAMDSAATVLEAGAARADLLVRRPTLPRINKSKGAGSPGMLHGYWQLPDEAKWRQRYYINEQQIPPPRGSTLRVSRHANAYFHFGVDILDAGVRADGALRLDTAKGPLAADHVIFCTGFSVDWEQRPEFARFASAVLRWADRYTPPPGLEDDGLGASPYLGRHYEFLPRAPGLCPGLERIHAFCHPAALSQGAGAGDIPQISVGAQRLAQGLAALLLAEDADQHYQRLLAYEDPELLGDEWQPSAWPAYEPEAGEARAGARP